From the genome of Colias croceus chromosome 12, ilColCroc2.1:
GTATGCAAGCACGGATCCTCCTGGCACGTAGCGGGCGCGCGAATCGCCCGCGCAGCCTACCGGGCATTTTCTCCGGAACGCCTCGACTGTTGGCTGGCGATACATGTCGGTTTGGGACACGTCAATGTTACGCTCACTGGTATggataacaattaatttaacttggaaaaaaaatatattttagtcaGAATTATATCATGGAATCATGTAATAAGCAACATTTCAAACTGGGATGATTGTATGCAGCCGTGGGCACTTAAGTCAATCAGGATCCTCTGTGTAAAAGCAGCTCTAGAGCTATATTTTCGATAACCTCTATCTACATTTCAGAAGATTTCattaaataacttattaaattatcaaaaaatagtTCATGATTACATTACATATTAGAGACAGCAaagtaaaactaataaataaaataatgaacttATATAACATGCAGCGCTATCATGGGGCAACATAACGCACGGTGACCCAGGCGTCGACTATAACGAGCAATTTCGATGGGAAGAAGCCGGTGCGATACAAGAATGGTATCGAGCTGGTCTGCTGCGCGGTCTGCCGTACCCTCTCCTCTCTGTAGCTGAACATTTTGCTGTGGAACATGAAGGATTCGAGTGGGGAGCTAAATATCGAGCAGCTGGATACACAACTACTACTCTTCTATGGTAAGCATGTAATTCTTATATTCtgtaaatgtaaaaacttCTCATCATTGCATCTCAATAAGTCTGTACTAAAATACAAGGAATGTAGTAATGAATCCTCATAAAGGGATGTGCAAtatccataaaatatatgataattTCCTATTTTACAGGACGGCATTCGCGCTATGGTTGATTATGAACCTACTACTCGTGGTCGTACCGAGATACGGTGCGTATGCGATGACAGTTCTCGGAGTGACATTGTGTGCCGCTGCCGGAGGGTACTGGGCATCGTTACCTCACGACCCGCTCATAGTCAGATTAGATGGAGCTATGCTGTTCTTCTCTATGGGATGGTGCTTTTGGCTAGTCCTTATAGCAGGTACCAAAGTtttaagaaaacattttaatttttttaaggtttattctcaaatgtttaagttttcatattccaaaattatttgcCTCCGTTTAATGCATCTTCATCTTTTTTTCCAGGTTGCATTTGTCTAGTTGTAGGATTACTAATAGCCGCACTTGACCTAGTGTGGCCGCACAGGTTCTCAACAGTATTGGAGGTAGATTACGATACTCCATACGACCGACACGTGCTTATTGTGGACAGTCGGCAAAGAGCCCGACCGCAAGCACAAGCTTCGCTGCCTACTAGAATATTaaggtaaatatattatgatgccattaattttttaataataatacagtcATGAAACTTTGAACATATAATTCCAAATTcaatcaaaatttttatttaccatcactcttaaaaaaaattaaaggaaaaaataataattatttttaaattacagaAGACTATCATCAAAAACCCGCGACCCCGAGCGGCAGGTGTCTATGTCTATAGTTAACGAGAGCCGAGGCCGGGACAATCCCGCATACCAGCATGAACAACGGAAACCTAACTCACCATGGAGGTATCCATTATTTAGGAGGCAAATTGATcggtaaaaaaattatttttcagtattacgaaaatttatttgtattcaaatatttataatagcaATCGGTTTTGACATTGATAGAGATGCTTATCACAGATCAATGTTCATACaacgttataattattacaattatttcaaattgattTGTACATAttccataaaaatttaagctttctttaattatttccaAATACTTTGTTTCAGTGCGGATTCTGCGTCGAGTATAGGATCAAGTATAAATGGGAACAACTCAGGAATAAAGATGTCACCACTAGCCACGCAGTCAACTCCCGCACATAGGTACATACCGACTGTAAGAATTTCATCTTAAAACaaatagttatataatattacggAGTCTATTTCAGAAAGATTCTAATTGAGACGAAGCACGTAGTTATCATGGTGTACCTACGTAGGAATATTACGATTCCAATCGAAACTCACTTTTGggtttttgtttttcattattttaaacaggATTCAATTAAATGTTAAGGTAGCGATAGAgacattgattattattattattttcgtaCCTACTGCATGTTCAATCCGTTACCAAATAAATAGATTCAGTGAACTTTCTTTTTCAGATTTCGTCCTCAAGTACCGGCGGCAGAACGAGTTAAGGACATGTGGTGATAGAAAATAGCTCTTccaattaaacaaatattctatgtatattatagtattagaaatatttaaaggaAAGTGCCAACTTCACAAAACTAGaaatctaaaaatatcaatgtcAAGTAGTAACCCTGAAACGATTGCATCTCAATGATTATGTTAGGattgtaaatatgtaaattattgattagaatttaagtattaaaacgATAAAGATTCAATCCAGTGTCATAAGTTATAATTCTCTTTATATCTAATTTTGACCCTctaagaaaataaacataatattataggtatactATCATTCCACAAAGATTCCTAATAAATTTGAAAGGCCTTTAAATAAGTGAAATATCTTTTAATATGGATTTTAGAATAAAGGACGACACAAATAAGTACTTTGTGCCATTTCCGAAAATAAATCGTTAAATACTCTTTGATGAAATGTTACTGGTTATTTAGAACCTGTTTTAATCGAATGAATATTCGACTACCTATTAATTAATGATCGTAAATACTTTGGGCaagcttttttaattttcaaaagatattttctatgaattaaaacttctttaacgttatcacaatttttttttttttcgtaaagaTGCTCTACATTACCGCTCGcattacattgttttttttttttttttttattataaaaagacttttactaacaaaataattgtttcagtattaaatttgaaattattgattattaaaataggATTTTGATTccattaaaatctaaataggTATGTGTACCAGTTATTTCgtataatttttaagacaaCACCATAATATTTTACCTAATAATGTGATTACAATTGTACAAACTTACTTTTAAGTGTacgagaaatataaaaaatctcatagcttaatttttaaagtcatTTATTTAAGGAATCACATTTagataagttatttatttaataatttgtattacttattgtaattttaaaaattcggTGGTCATAAAATCACTTGACGAGTTAAGGGAAACTACGTTTTGTTTTGTGTAACTTCAAAGTGTGTAATTTTAGGATGAAAAAGtgagaaaagaaaaaagagagtacctatttattgtgatgaataaattgatgtaaaaacaattcaggtgtttcatttattacttttactttttctGATCAATTTCCAAAATGactattcttatatttttttattaaatgtttattgaaaggcaacaaaaataacagatagcatataatatattacatataggtacataccttTTTTAAAGCTAAGTTAgcttaaaagtaaataatatcattaaagtTAGGTACAGATCAGATATGGTAGAGATCAGCAATAAAACCACAATTTGcctcttttaaatatttaatcaaagcgattataaaatgtttacaaaattcTATATTCATCAAGGTTAGCATCCAAACTCTACTTATTTTCATTGAGTTTGTTCCTTCACAAGATGTTCAAGATTCAACTGGCACAGAAAAGCATTCCAATTTACGTATCCTTCTTGAATGACAGATTCAGTTTCAGACCATATTTTACactataaacaaatatgttaattattgcATCGATATTCATAAGCTAAACGATATGCacttattgtattataataaataaataatgaaaatttcaggataattttcacacatggcacgatctgatcccatactaagctttcgcttgtgttatggaaaccagatagTTGATAAACATAGAGacagaatatataattttaaataaatacttataaagaaaatatataattatataataggtattaccTCAGTATCCTTCAGCGGTGGAGCGTGCCTGATAACCTTTTGATAATCTGATTCAGATAAATTGTAAACTGGACGTGTTTGGAAATCGAGGAATGACATCAAATCATCATAGACTATGTTGCAGTCATCATCCTTTTTCAACCTAGCGGCAGTTtagtaaaatgtaaagaaaattcatgaaaatataaaaggaAATATGTTCAGCATTAGGTAGATACACGTTAAATGTACATATGGGAAGAGTAGTgaagtatgaaatattttaattatatctattatcGAAATTACTAAAcccaaaaaatgaataaaagaagattttaatttgataacaATTAGCCTTTACCTCTACTTTTTTTACCAAACCATTCAACATTACCATTACAAAATCATACTAACACTTGTAACATGCAGTCCATCAGATCAGTGTTTATCGGCAACCGATTAGCCCTGAGCAACTGCCGCAGCCGCGGGGCCGGCAGCACTCCGAGACCATTGGCGTCCGCGTGTAACAACGCCTCTTTCAGTCTCTCGCGATCGTCCCACAGACCACGTGTTAAGTCCGAGAATACTAGGGACCTTTGAAAATATCATATCATCAAAAAGCTGTAACGCTCAAAGACCGAAATCGCTTTTGAGTCTCGATCACAACGCATTATGGTAAGTAATAGTTGAAAACTATCACCCATGACTTTTGCACCCGGGTAACAGAAAACCAGAACAAAAACCACGGAGCACAGCATTGGATGTGAAAACGAGTTTTATAACGGAGCAAATTTAGTTAGTAGGCTATGTTTAccaattcaaaaaataaatgtagagCATTCAAAAAACTCGTTAAAATTGATCTACTATATGCTAtctaattaatgaaaaaagaCTTTACAGGAGTGTAGACAGGTTTGAGCatgacaacaaaaaaaataaacataagtaATGGAAGTGAAAGTAATGGTACCTGATCATTTCACGGCGCGGGCTCTTTTCTTGGCCAGGATCTCCGCGGAAATGTCGGatcaatgttaaaaattcatgTTCAGTCATTTTTTCACACATTATTTCTTTAAGTGCTTGCCTGTAGGTaagtagtataatataataaagttacataaaatactcgaatattaaataatatatgagGGTATTTAgatatacttacttaaaacATCTGACAGTCAtcaattcttttttgtttGGCAAAACAGCTTCCATATATTTAGCTACAAAATTCTTGTATCCATTCTCTTGAGAAGCCAAAGTGCGTCGAATTTTATCCATTATTAGAGCTATATTCGCCATTGGATACTAgaaacattgaaataataagTACCTCCGTACAAAGAATTAATGCCAATCTGAACCTATCACCGTGCAATTTTTATCCCAGGATTTTCGTTCATGACACCACTTTGACTTAGCAAAATACCCACTTAAGTGATGACAAAAAGCGAAagcttattatatattttgttaacaaaTGTGTGAAAGAAAGTAATGAGAAAAAAATCCAATCTCTTTATTAAGGAACAACCAAAAGAACTCGCTGCAGGCCGAAGAAAAGATGGCGGGAGGAATTGACCAATTTATAAATGACTGGTTTTTTTTGCGACAAGATCGCGATTCATGGAAGCGCCTTGAAGAGGCCTTTGCCCAGCAATCGGACACGATAGgctaatacaatacaatacaactTATTAAGCCCGTACCTCATCTGCATGTAGCTCCATGTACCGTAACGCATATTCATCTGCTGCTATAAGGCGGAAACGGTGCTTATTAATTATCACCTCGTTGCCAACCCACATGTCCTTGTCAGTGTAGGCTGGAGGCTCTTTTGGCACAAAGAAATCTACATCCGGCAGATACATTTTATCCCGGCGGAAAAACTTTCCTCCCTTAAAAAACACATGATAAATACTCTGTATACCTCTTTTACATTGCGTTTTGACATAATTACCTTAAACCCAGAGTTACGTTCTCCAAGCTCGAATATTCCAATCGTATCATCACATAAGAAAtacttcataataaaataacgagTGCTATCTTCAGGATTGTCAGTAATAAGCCGTGCAGCAAAACGAAGAGTATGAGAGTCAAAACCAACCCTAAAAAATACAGTAATTAATGCGATAATTGTGTTGAATAAGTAGAAGATCTAATACTATAAATTGAACTGGAATACAGCATTATCTAAGATATTCATAAcgaaaatttcaaattaatctTGGTagttacttaatttaaattttatccgATCCGGATGCAAATTGTAACCAAAAGCATAAGACAGTACCGATCTTTATGCAAGAATTTCATGAAATCCTTATGGGGAGGTTTTGGTTCTACAGTTCGACAGTTTTCCGCGGAATCATCATAACTGCCATAACCATTCCACGGTGGCAACTGTCTGTCTGCTACACTGGTGCTTATACATTCAGTCCCTTCATCTTTTGGTACAGGCAGCGGCGTAAATGAATCTGCACATATAACcttgcatattaaaattttcaccaAGAGGgctatattttcaatttattttatgtttaactgTTTGTACCTAATGCTCTGTAGCGTAAACAGCTTGACGGATTCAAAACTGgcgttttaaattaatagattggaataaaaattttgctattaaaatattgacgCAATCAATGTTtactttttcaatttaaataaaaataacgttatCGGacgataaacaaaatatatatcacTTACCAAAGCCGTATGTTACTCGATAATATTCTTTGGTAAATGGGTCACAATCGATAAGTACAACTTTTCGCCCGAAAACATTTATCACAGCGCCAATGCTGAGATCAGCCGGAGTGTATGATGGACACTTTGGACCACCAGTCATTTCAATGTGCGATGGTATTTTCTGGAAACAAAtcatttttagaaatattaagaaatacatattacacaAATTGTCTTAAAAAAGCGCTCTTCTTATATCGTTGAGGAAAGTTTTTATTCTTACACGTGGAAGCCGCATCCTTTTCAAAAACATGGGTCCAGCTTCCATTCCCGAATTCGGAGGCAGTACTTCTTTTATTTCCATTGTATCATCTGCTAAAAAGTAATGTATCTCCAAAAGGTGAATAATACCAAATTCAGTTTCTCTATCATCCCAATATCCATGGAATCTAAAagatatcatattttaatatcgttataaatttattagttatttaaacttaatttattagttatttgacaatatcttttatccatacttaatattataaatgcaaacgtaactctatctgtctgtctgttactcaatcacgcctaaactactgaaccaattttcatgaaatttggtatggagatattttgatacccgagagaggacataggctactttttatcccgggaaaatgacgcaatcccggaaatcccacgggaacgggaactatacgggcttttctttgactgcgcgggcgaagccgtgggcggaaacccagtaataattaatacatatttctatttagtaaatataataatatttctattagTATAttctagtaataaataattttatatgattaggtatttattaccTTAAGACTTGTCTATCAAAATCCAGAAACTGTCGGAAAGGTCTATGTTTTGGAGGTTTGGCTGTGTTTGGCGCTCTCtaaaagcataaaataaattaaggaacgatttttttacatgatacattaaattatttactcaCTAACTACTCGTACCTCAATAGCATCTGGCCAAGGTATTGGATCAGGAACGTTTATACCCAAGCGGTTCATGAACACGCGAGTGAAGTTATCACAATTTACTATCTGCAATTGGtataaggaaataaaaaaatatattgaaaagttagtagatacaatttacatttacaattaaatatcaaCAATACATTTAAACGTATTCGAAAATACTGACCTTAAATACTTTTCCAAAGAACGTTACTTCACGaccaatatttaaatcaaGTACATCGTAATAAACATCGTAAGAAAAAGGCAATCGAATTCTTTGACGACTTATAAGAGTACCTAAAATGGAATAACAGTGCTAATAAATttcgattaaaaattaagaaataaatatttatttaaattcttaccTTGTGATAATCCACTGTTTTCTGTTCTAGGTTCCATAACTTTAATAGTACCGTCTtctaagaagaaaaaaatctcAACTTTTCGTAGAATATGAGAAGCAGAACGCATTTCGTGTAGAGATTGTTGAAAATATGCTTGGAATCGTAATAtctatagatttataaaaacagaATAATATGTGTGTAATTAAcaacatataatatgtttatcacAATGTTTATATAGGCGAAATCAATTACCCCCTAATCttcaaaatttcaaaaacgGTTATAGTAgataacaaatacaatatattttattaacataatatttcttttttttattgatatataattttcaatgaAAGTTTTGCGTATTATTACTTAcgcaatatttattaatttaaatttgtaagtactttaaaatttaagcttACATTTTTGTCATACATTATCCATGTTGGTAAATCTGGCGCCTGTTTCCGACAATACAGAGAAGGCACTCTATTTCCAGCCTCAGCTTTATCCACCAACATGTTCACTTTACCAATCGTTGTGAACACAGGGCGAACGCCGAAATTCTTCTTTCCTATCTGttgaaatatagaaaaaaaaatatttcgtagcGTTGGCACTTGGCAGTGGGTATGGGTTTTTTTGAAACAGCGAATATATTGTGTTTTGGAATTTTATCGCAAACAAAATCGATAACAATAATTAGTCTCGCCAagattctttatattttagccaccaaaatttatttatttaaagtgacCAAGtaaattatcatcatcatgTTCCCACTGCAGGGACACAGGCCACACAGGAGGATTCAAGCCAACCCCCCCGGTGGCCAAGTGCGGGCTGGCAGATATCACGTCATGTTGTCAAACTTTTGGTTCTTCGACAAGTCGGTTTCCTCACTATGATTTCTTTCACCGTATAAGCAGTGATGATGTTATccacatgcgcagataaattgaaagatCAATTTATTTCTGACACGCTCTCCTGGTCCCAAACCCCCGACTTATCGATTTAAATTCCGAAGTCACTGAGCCACTACTGCTCAAAGGATCTTAGTTATGATCTAAGTATGATAATTTCTTGTAAGTAgacaaattatattacatacatataccAAAGTCTACATACCATAGGATTAGTTCCATATCCTGGCAAAAGAGGTAATCGAGGATTTCGTACAgacattttattgatttaaattgaaCTTAgcaaaagata
Proteins encoded in this window:
- the LOC123696086 gene encoding EF-hand domain-containing family member C2-like; its protein translation is MSVRNPRLPLLPGYGTNPMIGKKNFGVRPVFTTIGKVNMLVDKAEAGNRVPSLYCRKQAPDLPTWIMYDKNILRFQAYFQQSLHEMRSASHILRKVEIFFFLEDGTIKVMEPRTENSGLSQGTLISRQRIRLPFSYDVYYDVLDLNIGREVTFFGKVFKIVNCDNFTRVFMNRLGINVPDPIPWPDAIERAPNTAKPPKHRPFRQFLDFDRQVLRFHGYWDDRETEFGIIHLLEIHYFLADDTMEIKEVLPPNSGMEAGPMFLKRMRLPRKIPSHIEMTGGPKCPSYTPADLSIGAVINVFGRKVVLIDCDPFTKEYYRVTYGFDSFTPLPVPKDEGTECISTSVADRQLPPWNGYGSYDDSAENCRTVEPKPPHKDFMKFLHKDRVGFDSHTLRFAARLITDNPEDSTRYFIMKYFLCDDTIGIFELGERNSGFKGGKFFRRDKMYLPDVDFFVPKEPPAYTDKDMWVGNEVIINKHRFRLIAADEYALRYMELHADEYPMANIALIMDKIRRTLASQENGYKNFVAKYMEAVLPNKKELMTVRCFKQALKEIMCEKMTEHEFLTLIRHFRGDPGQEKSPRREMIRSLVFSDLTRGLWDDRERLKEALLHADANGLGVLPAPRLRQLLRANRLPINTDLMDCMLQVLKKDDDCNIVYDDLMSFLDFQTRPVYNLSESDYQKVIRHAPPLKDTECKIWSETESVIQEGYVNWNAFLCQLNLEHLVKEQTQ
- the LOC123696301 gene encoding dual oxidase maturation factor 1 isoform X2, whose product is MKGWFDAFREEGGPTLYAYHNRTAVAADVPALALILAAVTLYLAFLAIFPGIRKERFSTFTIVTLSLFVGTVILVCKHGSSWHVAGARIARAAYRAFSPERLDCWLAIHVGLGHVNVTLTALSWGNITHGDPGVDYNEQFRWEEAGAIQEWYRAGLLRGLPYPLLSVAEHFAVEHEGFEWGAKYRAAGYTTTTLLWTAFALWLIMNLLLVVVPRYGAYAMTVLGVTLCAAAGGYWASLPHDPLIVRLDGAMLFFSMGWCFWLVLIAGCICLVVGLLIAALDLVWPHRFSTVLEVDYDTPYDRHVLIVDSRQRARPQAQASLPTRILRRLSSKTRDPERQVSMSIVNESRGRDNPAYQHEQRKPNSPWRYPLFRRQIDRADSASSIGSSINGNNSGIKMSPLATQSTPAHRYIPTISSSSTGGRTS
- the LOC123696301 gene encoding dual oxidase maturation factor 1 isoform X1, with the protein product MKGWFDAFREEGGPTLYAYHNRTAVAADVPALALILAAVTLYLAFLAIFPGIRKERFSTFTIVTLSLFVGTVILVCKHGSSWHVAGARIARAAYRAFSPERLDCWLAIHVGLGHVNVTLTALSWGNITHGDPGVDYNEQFRWEEAGAIQEWYRAGLLRGLPYPLLSVAEHFAVEHEGFEWGAKYRAAGYTTTTLLWTAFALWLIMNLLLVVVPRYGAYAMTVLGVTLCAAAGGYWASLPHDPLIVRLDGAMLFFSMGWCFWLVLIAGCICLVVGLLIAALDLVWPHRFSTVLEVDYDTPYDRHVLIVDSRQRARPQAQASLPTRILRRLSSKTRDPERQVSMSIVNESRGRDNPAYQHEQRKPNSPWRYPLFRRQIDRADSASSIGSSINGNNSGIKMSPLATQSTPAHRFRPQVPAAERVKDMW